The following are from one region of the Actinomyces sp. oral taxon 897 genome:
- a CDS encoding DegV family protein, whose product MTLAVVTDSSACLPRALADSRGIEVVALHLDKETGTTSRPSVTELARAYRRAAGRADEVLAVHLSACLSGTVDNARLAAEEVNEALAGGPVTVVDTGTCSGGVGLAALAAAGAPDARRGAALALESASRSRVLFLVPDISHLRRGGRIDRTTALRGATLGIHPILEVRGGRIVVAETVRGAARARRHLMARAVRAAGGSALNGPRPPAVPVRLAVHDAGAAAAAQELEDELAEAMAASGAVLTSVLRSHADPALAAHVGPGALGVVVAPALGAVDDPLQA is encoded by the coding sequence ATGACCCTGGCCGTCGTCACCGACTCCTCCGCCTGCCTGCCGCGGGCCCTGGCCGACTCCCGTGGTATCGAGGTCGTCGCGCTCCACCTCGACAAGGAGACCGGGACGACGTCCCGCCCCAGCGTCACCGAGCTCGCCCGGGCCTACCGGCGGGCCGCCGGTAGGGCCGACGAGGTGCTCGCCGTGCACCTGTCGGCCTGCCTGTCGGGCACGGTGGACAATGCGCGCCTGGCCGCCGAGGAGGTCAACGAGGCGCTGGCGGGCGGGCCGGTGACCGTGGTGGACACCGGCACCTGCTCCGGCGGCGTCGGCCTGGCCGCCCTGGCGGCCGCGGGCGCCCCGGACGCCAGGCGCGGGGCGGCCCTGGCCCTGGAGTCGGCCTCCCGCTCCCGGGTCCTGTTCCTGGTCCCCGACATCTCGCACCTGCGTCGCGGGGGGCGGATCGACCGCACGACGGCCCTGCGGGGGGCGACCCTGGGGATCCACCCGATCCTGGAGGTCCGTGGCGGGCGCATCGTGGTCGCGGAGACCGTGCGCGGCGCGGCCCGGGCCCGGCGCCACCTCATGGCCCGTGCGGTGCGGGCGGCGGGGGGCTCCGCCCTGAACGGTCCCCGCCCGCCCGCGGTCCCCGTGCGGCTGGCCGTCCACGACGCCGGGGCCGCGGCCGCCGCCCAGGAGCTGGAGGACGAGCTGGCTGAGGCCATGGCCGCCTCCGGGGCGGTCCTGACCTCCGTCCTGCGCTCCCACGCCGACCCCGCCCTGGCGGCGCACGTGGGCCCCGGGGCCCTGGGTGTGGTCGTGGCCCCCGCCCTGGGGGCCGTCGACGACCCGCTACAGGCCTGA
- a CDS encoding DUF3145 domain-containing protein → MNGAYTRGVLFVHSAPRALCPHIEWAAAEVLGARVHLDWTEQAAAPGMVRAETSWVGRVGTGPQLASALRGWANLRYEVTEEASPGSDGGRWSHTPDLGIFHAQTDVHGNVVIPEDRIRAALSHSADPARMRRELDLALGQAWDDELEPFRYAGAGAPIRWLHRVA, encoded by the coding sequence GTGAACGGTGCTTACACCCGCGGTGTCCTTTTCGTGCACTCCGCGCCCCGTGCGCTGTGCCCCCACATTGAGTGGGCCGCCGCCGAGGTGCTAGGTGCGCGTGTCCACCTGGACTGGACCGAGCAGGCCGCCGCCCCGGGTATGGTGCGCGCCGAGACCAGCTGGGTCGGGCGCGTGGGCACCGGCCCCCAGCTGGCCAGCGCCCTACGCGGCTGGGCCAACCTACGCTACGAGGTCACCGAGGAGGCCAGCCCCGGCTCCGACGGCGGGCGCTGGTCCCACACCCCGGATCTAGGTATCTTCCACGCCCAGACCGACGTCCACGGCAACGTCGTCATCCCCGAGGACCGTATCCGCGCCGCCCTGTCCCACTCCGCCGACCCCGCGCGCATGCGCCGTGAGCTGGACCTGGCCCTCGGCCAGGCCTGGGACGACGAGCTCGAGCCCTTCCGCTACGCGGGCGCGGGGGCGCCCATCCGCTGGCTCCACCGAGTCGCCTGA
- a CDS encoding leucine--tRNA ligase: protein MSDVPTGASTTPYRYTAALAQEIETTWQDRWEARGTFHADNPVGALAGEGARRDKFFVLDMFPYPSGKGLHVGHPLGYIATDVVARFTRMTGRNVLYTMGYDAFGLPAEQYAVTTGQHPRTSTEANIATMRRQLRRLGLSHDPRRSLATIDPGYVRWTQWIFLKIFNSWFDPTAPRRDGRGTGAARPVSELRAKLERGEVAVPSGRAWADLSAQEKDAVVDGFRLAYVSNAPVNWCPGLGTVLANEEVTAEGRSERGNYPVFRRNLRQWMMRITAYADRLAEDLDTVDWPEKVRLMQRNWIGRSEGAQVTFALPGAAAAGACQDSLEVYTTRPDTLFGATFMVVSPEHPLLGGLDSSASVRSQDQTDADAAALTVPAAWPEGTREAWTGGHATPAQAVAAYRAQAAATSETDRTDEGRDKTGVFTGFFGVNPVNGARVPVFVADYVLMGYGTGAIMAVPAHDERDWAFATAYDLDIVQTIGPADDPLGVDLSRGAYTGDGVVVNSAAGDLDVNGMGKDEAKAVVTAWLEARGTGRGAVTYRLRDWLFSRQRYWGEPFPVVWDEAGGVHALPESMLPVELPEVTDYSPRSYDPDDAASDPEPPLGKAVDWVEVELDLGDGPRRYRRETNTMPNWAGSCWYEMRYIDPTDPEHLVDPVNEAYWMGPRPEAGNTSGGTDLYVGGVEHAVLHLLYSRFWHKVLFDLGVVSSSEPYHRLFNQGYIQAYAYTDSRGQYVPADEVQEGPAGDDGEPVFTWRGQVVRREYGKMGKSLKNIVTPDDMYSAYGADTFRVYEMSMGPLDADRPWDTRAVAGAQRFLQRLWRNVVDEATGEVTVVDDPADQATARLVARTVVGVREDYEGMRLNTAIAKLIVLNNHLTGLAAVPREAVEALVLMTAPVAPHIAEEIWSRLGHEDSLAHEPFPEVADPSLLAAEEVTCVVQVKGKVRDRLQVDPGIGEAELEALALAAPGVVRALAGRGVRKVIVRAPGLVSVVPQ, encoded by the coding sequence ATGAGCGACGTGCCCACCGGCGCCAGCACCACCCCCTACCGCTACACGGCGGCCCTGGCGCAGGAGATCGAGACCACCTGGCAGGACCGCTGGGAGGCCCGGGGCACCTTCCACGCCGACAACCCGGTCGGCGCGCTCGCGGGGGAGGGGGCGCGCAGGGACAAGTTCTTCGTCCTGGACATGTTCCCCTACCCCAGCGGCAAGGGCCTGCACGTGGGCCACCCCCTGGGCTACATCGCCACCGACGTGGTGGCCCGCTTCACCCGCATGACCGGTCGGAACGTGCTGTACACCATGGGCTACGACGCCTTCGGCCTGCCCGCGGAGCAGTACGCGGTGACCACCGGCCAGCACCCGCGCACCTCCACCGAGGCCAATATCGCCACCATGCGCCGCCAGCTGCGGCGCCTGGGCCTGTCCCACGACCCGCGCCGCTCCCTGGCCACCATCGACCCGGGCTACGTGCGCTGGACCCAGTGGATCTTCCTGAAGATCTTCAACTCCTGGTTCGACCCCACCGCCCCGCGCCGCGACGGGCGGGGAACAGGGGCGGCCCGGCCCGTCAGCGAGCTGCGCGCCAAGCTGGAGCGCGGTGAGGTCGCGGTCCCCTCCGGCCGCGCCTGGGCGGATCTCAGCGCGCAGGAGAAGGACGCCGTCGTGGACGGCTTCCGCCTGGCCTACGTCTCCAACGCGCCGGTGAACTGGTGCCCCGGCCTGGGCACGGTCCTGGCCAACGAGGAGGTCACCGCCGAGGGACGCTCCGAGAGGGGCAACTACCCGGTCTTCAGGCGCAACCTGCGTCAGTGGATGATGCGTATCACCGCCTACGCCGACCGCCTGGCCGAGGACCTGGACACGGTGGACTGGCCCGAGAAGGTCAGGCTCATGCAGCGCAACTGGATCGGCCGCTCCGAGGGGGCCCAGGTCACCTTCGCCCTGCCCGGGGCCGCCGCGGCCGGCGCCTGCCAGGACTCCCTGGAGGTCTACACCACCCGCCCCGACACCCTCTTCGGGGCCACCTTCATGGTGGTCTCTCCCGAGCACCCGCTCCTGGGGGGCCTGGACTCCTCGGCCTCGGTGCGCTCCCAGGACCAGACCGACGCCGACGCCGCGGCGCTGACCGTCCCCGCCGCCTGGCCCGAGGGTACCCGCGAGGCCTGGACTGGCGGCCACGCCACCCCCGCCCAGGCCGTGGCCGCCTACCGCGCCCAGGCCGCCGCCACCTCCGAGACCGACCGCACCGACGAGGGGCGGGACAAGACCGGCGTCTTCACCGGCTTCTTCGGCGTCAACCCCGTCAACGGCGCCAGGGTGCCGGTCTTCGTGGCCGACTATGTGCTCATGGGCTACGGCACCGGCGCCATTATGGCCGTGCCCGCCCACGACGAGCGCGACTGGGCCTTCGCCACCGCCTACGACCTGGACATCGTCCAGACGATCGGCCCGGCCGACGACCCCCTGGGCGTCGACCTGTCCAGGGGCGCCTACACGGGCGACGGCGTCGTGGTGAACTCCGCGGCCGGCGACCTGGACGTCAACGGCATGGGCAAGGACGAGGCCAAGGCCGTCGTGACCGCCTGGCTGGAGGCCCGGGGGACCGGGCGCGGTGCGGTCACCTACCGCCTGCGCGACTGGCTCTTCAGCCGCCAGCGCTACTGGGGCGAGCCCTTCCCCGTGGTGTGGGACGAGGCCGGGGGCGTCCACGCGCTGCCGGAGTCCATGCTGCCGGTCGAGCTGCCCGAGGTCACCGACTACTCGCCGCGCTCCTACGACCCCGACGACGCGGCCTCCGACCCCGAGCCGCCCCTGGGCAAGGCGGTCGACTGGGTGGAGGTCGAGCTGGACCTGGGCGACGGGCCCAGGAGGTACCGCCGGGAGACCAACACCATGCCCAACTGGGCGGGGTCGTGCTGGTACGAGATGCGCTACATCGACCCTACCGACCCGGAGCACCTCGTCGACCCGGTCAACGAGGCCTACTGGATGGGGCCGCGGCCCGAGGCTGGCAACACCTCCGGGGGCACGGACCTGTACGTGGGCGGCGTCGAGCACGCCGTGCTGCACCTGCTCTACTCCCGGTTCTGGCACAAGGTCCTGTTCGACCTGGGCGTGGTCTCCTCCTCCGAGCCCTACCACCGCCTGTTCAACCAGGGCTACATCCAGGCCTACGCCTACACCGACTCCCGCGGCCAGTACGTGCCCGCCGACGAGGTCCAGGAGGGCCCGGCCGGGGACGACGGCGAGCCGGTCTTCACCTGGAGGGGGCAGGTGGTCCGGCGCGAGTACGGCAAGATGGGCAAGTCCCTGAAGAACATCGTCACCCCCGACGACATGTACTCCGCCTACGGCGCGGACACCTTCCGCGTCTACGAGATGAGCATGGGGCCGCTCGACGCCGACCGCCCCTGGGACACCCGCGCCGTGGCCGGGGCCCAGCGCTTCCTGCAGCGCCTGTGGCGCAACGTGGTCGATGAGGCCACCGGCGAGGTCACGGTGGTGGACGACCCGGCCGACCAGGCCACGGCCCGCCTGGTGGCCCGCACGGTCGTGGGGGTCCGTGAGGACTACGAGGGCATGCGCCTGAACACGGCCATCGCCAAGCTGATCGTGCTCAACAACCATCTCACGGGGCTGGCGGCGGTGCCGCGTGAGGCCGTCGAGGCCCTGGTCCTCATGACCGCCCCCGTGGCCCCCCACATCGCCGAGGAGATCTGGAGCCGCCTGGGGCACGAGGACTCCCTGGCCCACGAGCCCTTCCCGGAGGTGGCTGACCCCTCCCTGCTGGCTGCCGAGGAGGTCACCTGCGTGGTCCAGGTCAAGGGGAAGGTGCGTGACCGCCTCCAGGTGGACCCCGGGATCGGCGAGGCCGAGCTGGAGGCCCTCGCCCTGGCGGCCCCCGGCGTGGTGCGTGCCCTGGCGGGACGCGGCGTGCGCAAGGTGATCGTGCGGGCCCCCGGGCTGGTCTCGGTCGTGCCGCAGTGA
- a CDS encoding DeoD-type purine-nucleoside phosphorylase translates to MSTVHIDASPGDFAPAVLMPGDPRRALRIAQALMPDARLVTDVRGMLGLTGTVDGRPLSVMGSGMGQPSITIYATELFSQFGVERIVRVGTAGGIAPGVRVGDVVIATGAHTDSAMNDARIPGVRFSAVADFHLARAAWEESRRAAGSGELEGAVHTGTIVSRDHFYLTPQGQTEQLAAYGVLAVEMEAAALYAVAAQTGRRALAVLTVSDHLLDHREDMDPAQRETRFAGALRLAAAAALS, encoded by the coding sequence ATGTCCACCGTCCACATTGACGCCTCCCCGGGGGACTTCGCCCCCGCCGTGCTCATGCCCGGCGACCCGCGTCGCGCCCTGCGCATCGCCCAGGCCCTCATGCCTGACGCCCGCCTGGTCACCGACGTGCGCGGGATGCTGGGACTGACCGGGACCGTGGACGGGCGCCCCCTGTCGGTCATGGGCTCGGGTATGGGACAGCCCTCGATCACCATCTACGCCACCGAGCTGTTCAGCCAGTTCGGGGTGGAGCGCATTGTGCGCGTAGGGACCGCCGGGGGGATCGCCCCGGGTGTGCGGGTCGGGGACGTGGTCATCGCCACCGGCGCCCACACCGACTCGGCCATGAACGACGCCCGTATCCCGGGGGTGCGCTTCAGCGCGGTCGCGGACTTCCACCTGGCCCGGGCCGCCTGGGAGGAGTCCCGGCGGGCAGCGGGCAGCGGGGAGCTGGAGGGGGCGGTCCACACCGGCACCATCGTCTCGCGCGACCACTTCTACCTCACCCCCCAGGGGCAGACCGAGCAGCTGGCCGCCTACGGGGTGCTGGCGGTGGAGATGGAGGCCGCGGCCCTGTACGCCGTGGCCGCCCAGACGGGCAGGCGGGCCCTGGCGGTGCTCACGGTCTCCGACCACCTCCTGGACCACCGCGAGGACATGGACCCCGCCCAGCGCGAGACCCGCTTCGCCGGGGCGCTGCGACTGGCGGCCGCCGCCGCCCTGAGCTGA
- a CDS encoding sodium-dependent transporter yields MAFTPSSTPDVPPREQWSGQVGFLLAAIGSAIGLGNIWRFPGVAYQNGGGAFVVPYVVALLCVGTPVLLLDYALGHRFRGGAATVFRRLSRRLEWLGWLQVGICFIIMAYYAVIVAWSLRYTLFSVNRAWGSDAGAFFTRYIGVRDLPDSGAPGFSAQPVAGVVIPLLVVWALGIVTIARGVSDGVEKANRVFLPLLVVMFIALVGRALLLPGATTGLNALFTPDWSALGESRVWIAAFGQIFFSLSVGFGIMLTYASYLRRRSNLVGTGMVAAFANSSFEILAGIGVFATLGFMAHVQGSSVADLKGISGVNLSFVTFPTVISQMPGGALFGVLFFSSFSMAGLTSFISIIQMVASSVAEKYSLSTPRATLVVGLPAAALSFVLFGTSTGLYNLDVVDAYVNNIGVVGSAILMCVIVGLVLRRLPELQRHLNLVSESRVVGLWWRLLIALVVPGLLGFMFVQTFWSYATKGYSYAHGFEAVFGWGVLGAVIVFAVGLPGATRLVRRRRSGEDTQPGDDFRPLDLRALAAAEDEEVN; encoded by the coding sequence ATGGCCTTCACCCCCTCATCCACCCCTGACGTGCCGCCACGCGAGCAGTGGAGCGGTCAGGTCGGCTTCCTCCTGGCCGCTATCGGCTCGGCCATCGGGCTGGGCAATATCTGGCGCTTCCCCGGCGTCGCCTACCAGAACGGCGGGGGCGCCTTCGTGGTGCCCTACGTGGTGGCCCTCCTGTGCGTGGGCACCCCCGTCCTGCTCCTGGACTACGCCCTGGGGCACCGGTTCCGGGGCGGTGCCGCGACCGTCTTCAGGCGCCTGTCGCGCAGGCTGGAGTGGCTGGGCTGGCTCCAGGTGGGTATCTGCTTCATTATCATGGCCTACTACGCCGTCATTGTGGCCTGGTCCCTGCGTTACACGCTGTTCTCGGTCAACAGGGCCTGGGGGAGCGACGCCGGCGCCTTCTTCACCCGCTACATCGGCGTCAGAGACCTGCCCGACTCCGGTGCGCCGGGCTTCTCCGCCCAGCCGGTGGCCGGGGTGGTTATCCCCCTGCTCGTTGTGTGGGCCCTCGGCATTGTGACCATTGCCCGGGGGGTGTCCGACGGGGTGGAGAAGGCCAACCGGGTCTTCCTGCCGCTGCTGGTGGTCATGTTCATCGCCCTGGTGGGGCGCGCCCTGCTCCTGCCCGGGGCCACCACCGGGCTCAACGCCCTGTTCACCCCCGACTGGTCGGCGCTGGGGGAGTCACGGGTGTGGATCGCCGCCTTCGGGCAGATCTTCTTCTCCCTGTCGGTGGGGTTCGGCATTATGCTCACCTACGCCTCCTACCTCAGGCGCCGCTCCAACCTGGTGGGCACGGGCATGGTGGCGGCCTTCGCCAACTCCTCCTTCGAGATCCTGGCGGGTATCGGCGTGTTCGCGACCCTGGGGTTCATGGCCCACGTCCAGGGCTCGAGCGTGGCCGACCTCAAGGGGATAAGCGGCGTCAACCTGTCCTTCGTGACCTTTCCCACGGTCATCTCCCAGATGCCCGGAGGGGCCCTGTTCGGGGTCCTCTTCTTCTCCTCCTTCTCCATGGCGGGGCTGACCTCCTTCATCTCCATTATCCAGATGGTGGCCTCCTCGGTGGCGGAGAAGTACTCCCTGAGCACGCCCCGGGCCACCCTCGTGGTGGGCCTGCCCGCCGCGGCCCTGTCCTTCGTCCTGTTCGGCACCTCCACGGGCCTGTACAACCTCGACGTCGTGGACGCCTACGTCAACAATATCGGGGTGGTGGGCTCGGCCATCCTCATGTGCGTCATCGTGGGCCTGGTGCTGCGCCGCCTGCCCGAGCTCCAGCGCCACCTCAACCTGGTCTCGGAGTCCCGCGTGGTGGGCCTGTGGTGGCGTCTGCTCATCGCCCTGGTGGTGCCCGGGCTGCTGGGCTTTATGTTCGTGCAGACCTTCTGGTCCTACGCCACCAAGGGCTACTCCTACGCCCACGGCTTCGAGGCCGTCTTCGGCTGGGGGGTGCTGGGCGCCGTGATCGTGTTCGCGGTGGGGCTCCCGGGAGCCACCCGGCTGGTGCGCCGCAGGCGCTCGGGCGAGGACACCCAGCCCGGGGACGACTTCAGGCCCCTGGACCTCCGGGCCCTGGCCGCTGCCGAGGACGAGGAGGTGAACTGA
- a CDS encoding HIT family protein has protein sequence MSTVFTKIMNGELPGHLVWADEVCVVLATIEPHTDGHVLVVPRAEIGSYVDAPEDVVAHLAVVAKRVGAAQTRVFGAPRAGVMVVGYGVDHLHVHVLPIWSEADVCPSSARHDVPDQEIGAAMERLRAGLTEDGWGEFVTR, from the coding sequence ATGAGTACCGTCTTCACCAAGATCATGAACGGCGAGCTCCCCGGGCACCTCGTGTGGGCCGACGAGGTCTGCGTCGTCCTGGCCACCATCGAGCCGCACACCGACGGCCACGTCCTGGTGGTCCCCCGCGCCGAGATCGGCTCCTACGTGGACGCGCCCGAGGACGTCGTGGCCCACCTGGCCGTCGTCGCCAAGCGTGTCGGTGCCGCCCAGACCCGGGTCTTCGGCGCCCCCCGGGCCGGGGTCATGGTGGTCGGCTACGGGGTGGACCACCTCCACGTCCACGTCCTGCCCATCTGGTCCGAGGCGGACGTCTGCCCGTCCTCCGCCCGCCACGACGTCCCCGACCAGGAGATCGGGGCCGCCATGGAGCGCCTGCGCGCCGGGCTGACCGAGGACGGCTGGGGGGAGTTCGTCACCAGGTAG
- a CDS encoding metal-dependent transcriptional regulator — MPASPRSASSASEDSTVTQDYLKAVWSVCEWGEAGASITGLSRRMGVAVSTASENVARLVDAGLLVHEPYRAVTLSSEGWRRATAIIRRHRLLETYLVANLGFTWDEVHVEAEELEHAVSDRLIDRIDAALGHPVRDPHGDPIPGPDGEVVVPRLRSIDTLRVGQTGVVGRIKDESVTLRHLTRAGIGLDTRVTVVERVRPGAPDASEGEGPRRLATVVRAVRPPGAPAAQGADAVLPAGTLWVVD; from the coding sequence ATGCCTGCCTCACCCCGGTCCGCGTCCTCGGCCTCGGAGGACTCCACCGTCACCCAGGACTACCTCAAGGCGGTCTGGTCGGTCTGCGAGTGGGGGGAGGCCGGGGCCTCCATCACCGGCCTGTCCAGGCGCATGGGGGTGGCCGTCTCCACCGCCAGCGAGAACGTGGCCAGGCTCGTGGACGCGGGCCTGCTGGTGCACGAGCCCTACCGGGCGGTCACCCTCAGCTCGGAGGGGTGGCGTCGGGCCACGGCCATTATCCGACGCCACCGCCTCCTGGAGACCTACCTGGTGGCCAACCTGGGGTTCACCTGGGACGAGGTCCACGTCGAGGCCGAGGAGCTGGAGCACGCCGTGTCCGACCGCCTCATTGACCGTATTGACGCCGCCCTGGGCCACCCCGTCCGCGACCCCCACGGGGACCCGATCCCCGGCCCCGACGGCGAGGTCGTGGTACCGCGCCTGCGCAGTATCGACACCCTGCGCGTGGGCCAGACCGGGGTGGTGGGCCGTATCAAGGACGAGTCCGTCACCCTGCGCCACCTCACACGTGCCGGGATCGGCCTGGACACGCGCGTGACCGTGGTGGAACGGGTCCGGCCCGGCGCCCCGGACGCCTCGGAGGGTGAGGGGCCCCGGCGCCTGGCCACCGTGGTCCGTGCCGTCCGGCCCCCCGGGGCGCCCGCGGCCCAGGGGGCCGACGCCGTCCTGCCCGCCGGGACCCTGTGGGTGGTGGACTGA
- a CDS encoding methionine/alanine import family NSS transporter small subunit produces the protein MTGTAIALMLVAIVIIWGGLAVSVTALVSRGRREARDARRAAVAAAREHLGNAGTQG, from the coding sequence GTGACCGGAACCGCTATCGCCCTCATGCTGGTGGCTATCGTCATTATCTGGGGCGGCCTGGCCGTCTCCGTCACCGCCCTCGTCTCCCGGGGGCGTCGTGAGGCCCGGGACGCCCGGCGGGCCGCCGTGGCGGCCGCCCGCGAGCACCTGGGCAACGCCGGGACGCAGGGCTGA
- a CDS encoding vitamin K epoxide reductase family protein, producing MARVPTEAEIEAMSEDELEAFLSGDQDPGGRPRGDALRPAVAPGGWQATSGAPRTYAWLLVVASVIGVAACWELMVSELRQLREPLAELSCDINPLVSCGASLNVWQGNLLGVPNSFVGAMAFAVLLVVGLLLASGHRLPRWVWWGLTAGTVAGVLFVAWFLGVSVLTLGRLCPFCMLIWAVTLPVAAHTWGQAALGGHLGLGEGAARRLWALRWWLTAAAYLAVVLTVVVGLWDSWMLVL from the coding sequence ATGGCGCGTGTACCCACCGAGGCCGAGATCGAGGCGATGAGCGAGGACGAGCTCGAGGCCTTCCTCTCCGGTGACCAGGATCCTGGTGGCAGGCCCCGGGGGGACGCCCTGCGCCCCGCCGTCGCGCCCGGGGGCTGGCAGGCCACCAGCGGTGCCCCGCGCACCTACGCCTGGCTGCTGGTGGTGGCCTCCGTCATCGGTGTCGCGGCCTGCTGGGAGCTCATGGTCTCTGAGCTCAGGCAGCTGCGTGAGCCCCTGGCCGAGCTCTCCTGTGACATCAACCCCCTGGTCTCCTGCGGCGCCTCCCTGAACGTGTGGCAGGGCAACCTCCTGGGCGTGCCGAACTCCTTCGTCGGGGCCATGGCCTTCGCGGTGCTGCTGGTGGTGGGGCTGCTGCTGGCCTCCGGCCACCGCCTGCCCCGCTGGGTGTGGTGGGGCCTGACGGCCGGGACCGTCGCAGGGGTGCTGTTCGTGGCCTGGTTCCTGGGGGTCTCGGTACTCACCCTCGGCAGGCTGTGCCCCTTCTGCATGCTCATCTGGGCGGTGACCCTGCCGGTGGCCGCGCACACCTGGGGCCAGGCGGCCCTGGGCGGCCACCTGGGGCTGGGAGAAGGGGCGGCGCGGCGCCTGTGGGCCCTGCGCTGGTGGCTCACCGCAGCCGCCTACCTGGCGGTCGTGCTCACCGTCGTGGTCGGCCTGTGGGACAGCTGGATGCTGGTGCTCTGA
- a CDS encoding metallophosphoesterase family protein, giving the protein MPGHPLRRALGTWWRDRSVGFRRIVRTLVLLLASTLVCLGAGAVTATASSPVGPHQARWSTTLDSTLTVDLGPLGSASLDSPAGPLGVRVLLGEIPSDAATPGTDDLAALLTGDLGSYSSLAAHPDLTVRQGLRALRDDALRRAGLLESLVLCAVAAGRLLTRGHLRDAVAALAAAARTHRRASVLGTATALAAAVAVVVPAVWPATSVQSRTLEVLAGTSASRARFSGRLADVVAAYGPQLTSYLTSTRAFYAQAADSLRSAWAQADAAEPVRAPDGDVAGPSPTGSPASPAPRLGPVTAVLTTDLHCNLDVIDLVGVLDEVAGATVHMDDGDLTMTGSDPEQVCVDALSQAVPDGVSRVATIGNHDSAATAARLTAQGWTVTDGTVHQVGGLRVLGDTDPDRTTATGTTARGQEDVQALGARLAATSCRVPTDVVLVHQPAAFGPLAATGCAPLLIGGHLHSEQGLSATAGGRGTVLELVAGAGKGGTSIGAVTEDSYAHVLSFSRDGTLLAWRTVVLHPDASVTVTTWQDVPTPS; this is encoded by the coding sequence GTGCCCGGGCACCCCCTGCGCAGGGCCCTGGGCACCTGGTGGCGGGATCGCAGTGTCGGCTTCCGCAGGATTGTGCGCACCCTGGTCCTGCTGCTGGCCAGCACCCTGGTCTGCCTGGGGGCCGGGGCGGTCACGGCCACCGCCTCCTCCCCGGTCGGCCCCCACCAGGCCCGCTGGTCCACCACCCTGGACTCCACGCTCACCGTGGACCTGGGGCCGCTGGGCAGCGCCAGCCTGGACTCGCCCGCCGGGCCGCTGGGGGTGCGGGTGCTCCTGGGGGAGATCCCCTCCGACGCCGCCACCCCGGGCACCGACGACCTGGCCGCCCTCCTGACCGGGGACCTGGGCTCCTACTCCTCCCTCGCCGCCCACCCCGACCTCACCGTCCGCCAGGGGCTGCGGGCCCTGAGGGACGACGCCCTGCGCCGTGCCGGCCTGCTGGAGTCCCTGGTCCTGTGCGCCGTGGCCGCCGGGCGCCTGCTCACCCGCGGCCACCTGCGTGACGCCGTGGCCGCCCTGGCCGCCGCCGCCCGCACCCACCGGAGGGCCAGCGTCCTGGGGACGGCAACCGCGCTGGCCGCCGCCGTCGCCGTGGTGGTGCCCGCGGTGTGGCCCGCCACCTCGGTGCAGAGCCGGACCCTGGAGGTCCTGGCGGGCACCAGCGCCTCCCGGGCCCGCTTCTCCGGCAGGCTCGCCGACGTGGTCGCCGCCTACGGGCCCCAGCTGACCAGCTACCTGACCAGCACCCGGGCCTTCTACGCCCAGGCCGCCGACAGCCTGCGCTCGGCCTGGGCCCAGGCCGACGCCGCCGAGCCGGTGCGTGCCCCGGACGGGGACGTCGCCGGCCCGTCGCCCACCGGGTCCCCCGCCTCACCTGCTCCCCGCCTGGGGCCGGTCACCGCCGTGCTGACCACCGACCTGCACTGCAACCTCGACGTCATCGACCTGGTGGGGGTCCTGGACGAGGTCGCCGGCGCCACCGTCCACATGGACGACGGCGACCTGACCATGACCGGCTCCGACCCCGAGCAGGTCTGCGTGGACGCCCTGAGCCAGGCCGTGCCCGACGGCGTCTCCCGGGTGGCCACGATCGGCAACCACGACTCGGCCGCGACCGCCGCACGCCTGACCGCCCAGGGCTGGACCGTCACCGACGGCACCGTCCACCAGGTCGGGGGACTGCGCGTCCTGGGCGACACCGACCCGGACCGGACCACGGCCACCGGCACCACGGCGCGCGGGCAGGAGGACGTCCAGGCCCTGGGGGCCAGGCTCGCGGCCACCTCCTGCCGTGTCCCCACCGACGTGGTCCTCGTCCACCAGCCCGCCGCCTTCGGCCCCCTGGCCGCCACCGGGTGCGCGCCCCTGCTCATTGGCGGCCACCTCCACAGCGAGCAGGGCCTGAGCGCGACCGCGGGCGGGCGCGGCACCGTCCTGGAGCTCGTGGCCGGGGCCGGCAAGGGCGGGACCTCCATCGGCGCCGTGACCGAGGACTCCTACGCCCACGTCCTGTCCTTCTCCCGTGACGGCACCCTGCTGGCCTGGAGGACCGTGGTCCTCCACCCCGACGCTTCTGTGACGGTCACCACCTGGCAGGATGTCCCTACCCCCTCCTGA